Proteins from one Triticum aestivum cultivar Chinese Spring chromosome 7A, IWGSC CS RefSeq v2.1, whole genome shotgun sequence genomic window:
- the LOC123149923 gene encoding uncharacterized protein, translating into MASGGAPASTSGGGGASTKTVSASLWWDPFVALCDDLDRAAASPSAAVSDALAERIKGHHAWLRGAVSMFGKPNGASRSALDAGQVAVGEHRLVVKPDLKEAALRASKSLDLDEVQSYILVKRSSESAPTTRDADPQELLRLVSLQYYLERQCLLKCIRRIFVHATCTDDDSDSTDAIKQEASLLGSDEMEQRLLSIIKDSLTAAFSVKSAADLTVSWLEESLIEINLILDILFLAICDNFSRCNGGLWIALCSLFRDMLSGSYDVGKFAVSAEARRSFHYAKAQLLLILIETLDLENLLRMVHDEVSFSGGYSQYSVADILEMDIEVSRLPEFEVESGPLLLAWAVFHCLLLSLPGNNANLEIDHASYAQRAFELAPFNYLLGVLCSSIFMESDGPVSGFRAVLRSFISAFTASYEISYQTEDSSLGVILNIICEVYGGEESLCMQFWDKDSCVDGPIRSVLQMVEKEYPFQITDLLRFLSAVSYGTWPAQCVYNYLERMNGLTTLYATPGSVPDSVNYCDQIEIHHPISIPGMEGITLPRGTRGYILKILEDNAALVRWEFPHSGVFILLLTLAQDLYSCNYVEACDIMDLLYQMVSSNQDLCSALLHADKSLAVQKSKSLGQIGEYIRIDVVKIICLSIFKYEQDGNNTSIMSKTFSVLSEFLKCVPYRVFDVALECGIFSSQLNDPSSDWLLSGALARMLFAASEENGDCSSLTTSLLDFAIQVLRKGAAADDMISPFIVFSIQYIMVNHMNWKHKKYSRWKTTLKVFELVKSCIQVKPFLSKLGGIIWQMLLYDSSIHSVLWHAVCTSMQLLESRGSFSNGVEDIEDIQLVLCCGLDIIFFMLSNLPEDLMPVAPFVTLVLSSSLKPLPFITATISSMSFQNSALQISAARALSVLCFTAHRVQPQLMENGSFLVDGSEICRLQASISQILDKEDDTNNCLIVAIFSLLTSVARYQPALFVSLTEENAMIQADHSNSANSQTNGSSTLNSSRSNSRLVEQMLGYIENSTEFMNSSPSLLLSILDLLEALWESGVQFICILDKLRSSRTFWESLSRCIRATFDHCPVDSVDTVDEKVSSRYNCQAKIFKIMSHELFLKGRLLVEPKTSNPVADGTTGQKEPSASSPSNLVCKWFDSALLEDFINHLSSNGYQKELFHRAKVASCVCIIRLITKLSTGDTASLSFSAVKKIQLISSKLLQHRAFIALLSQYALHGYSGEQELTSLVINDLYYHIHGELEGRQITPGPFQELLCFLLEFKFFECNATEQPHSAFPAVSGNVLFDVAHTRDDLGVKLWNHSDWKPCKEVAEKMLDIMHKANLMKRHADAKLCTLRSFITFLSVYTGTSSSNEPTLPDGGISATAMESAIRCACKYLQSTVDSLFPEVGTNEVLFPLLSGQVDLLLTLTRFLFHQAKQTKSYVHLYPVIVLLMRTSGASTSFLVDLVPSSPALKKPVKSLLVLILSLFEFIYGKDDMKDGSGDANLFGESSIVSMRLLPVLCKLAENREYSDLAVGSMDLLLKGFIPPNMWLPILQKHFRLQAILHKCQNGAILSTQVILNFLLTLGRTKDGAKMLQSANIFAFLKVLLSKLSLDDSCFRNSLSSQAKDVHMWSLALAIVASLNHCMDDDVSRSSVANGTVSILSGQVPLMSSYLSAQSVNTHQNKKRAVLQQSQTSLSALSLTENILSLLCVLAKYHFPRDTGMMQVDSELREIIIHLLAFISRGSARTGDSPNWNPSFCCPPIAKEEVVLHEDPPLIRSKHGWFRFAASSTHSTAAISAPSNAALSLVIRDKSSGDSGSVKQTRFTEMVAVQIYRVAFLIMKFLCSQAKEAVKRAGELEFVDLAHFPELPMPDILHGLQDQVVSIVTEVLGANGSSALSGETDRVCRLLLVTLEASLYMELCVSQSCSIRPVLGRFEDFSKGIKAMLHALEKHSSLKPLVRSLAQITTLLYPGLAQSNFLTM; encoded by the exons ATGGCGAGCGGCGGCGCCCCCGCCTCGacctcaggcggcggcggcgctagcacCAAGACCGTGTCCGCCTCGCTGTGGTGGGACCCCTTCGTCGCCCTCTGCGACGACCtcgaccgcgccgccgcctccccctccgccGCCGTCTCCGACGCCCTC GCGGAGCGGATCAAGGGCCACCACGCGTGGCTCCGCGGGGCGGTCTCGATGTTCGGGAAGCCGAACGGCGCCTCGAGGTCCGCGCTCGACGCCGGCCAGGTCGCCGTCGGGGAGCACCGCCTGGTCGTCAAGCCCGACCTCAAGGAGGCCGCGCTCCGCGCGAGCAAGTCCCTCGACCTGGATGAGGTGCAGTCGTACATCCTGGTGAAACGGTCTTCAGAGAGCGCCCCGACGACCCGTGACGCTGACCCTCAGGAGCTCCTTCGGTTGGTGTCTCTGCAATACTACCTTGAGCGTCAGTGCCTGCTCAAGTGCATTAGGAGAATCTTTGTTCATGCCACATGCACAGATGATGATTCTGATTCAACCGACGCCATAAAACAAGAGGCCTCGCTGTTAGGCAGCGATGAGATGGAACAGAGGTTACTATCCATCATTAAAGATTCCCTCACGGCTGCATTTTCGGTGAAATCAGCAGCTGATTTGACGGTTTCTTGGCTGGAAGAAAGCTTGATTGAGATTAACCTGATTCTGGACATTCTGTTTCTTGCTATCTGTGATAACTTCTCAAGGTGCAATGGTGGGCTGTGGATAGCTCTGTGCTCCCTGTTTAGGGATATGCTCTCTGGCTCTTATGATGTTGGAAAATTTGCTGTGTCTGCTGAAGCAAGGAGATCATTTCATTATGCTAAAGCTCAGCTACTCCTTATTCTCATTGAGACTTTGGACCTCGAAAATCTCCTCCGAATGGTTCACGACGAAGTCTCTTTCAGTGGAGGGTATTCCCAGTATTCTGTTGCTGATATTCTTGAGATGGATATTGAAGTATCAAGATTGCCTGAATTTGAAGTGGAATCGGGACCACTACTTCTTGCTTGGGCAGTTTTTCACTGCCTGCTCCTGTCTCTTCCAGGAAATAATGCCAACTTGGAAATTGATCATGCATCTTATGCCCAGCGGGCTTTTGAGCTTGCACCGTTCAATTATTTACTTGGCGTTCTTTGCTCAAGCATCTTCATGGAGTCAGATGGTCCTGTTTCTGGTTTTCGTGCTGTACTGAGATCTTTCATTTCAGCTTTCACTGCTTCATATGAGATATCTTATCAGACAGAAGACAGTTCTCTTGGTGTGATACTGAATATTATATGCGAAGTTTATGGTGGAGAGGAATCACTATGTATGCAATTCTGGGACAAAGATAGTTGTGTTGATGGTCCAATCAGATCTGTTCTCCAAATGGTGGAGAAAGAGTATCCTTTCCAAATAACGGATCTGCTTCGCTTCTTATCAGCTGTTTCTTATGGGACATGGCCTGCTCAATGTGTATATAATTACCTAGAGAGGATGAATGGGCTAACAACACTGTATGCAACCCCTGGTAGTGTCCCTGATAGTGTGAACTACTGTGACCAAATTGAAATTCATCACCCAATCAGCATTCCTGGTATGGAAGGCATTACATTACCCCGTGGAACACGTGGTTACATTTTGAAAATTCTTGAAGACAATGCTGCATTAGTCCGTTGGGAGTTCCCACATTCAGGCGTTTTCATTTTGCTCCTCACTTTGGCACAAGATCTATATTCATGCAATTATGTGGAAGCCTGCGATATAATGGACTTACTGTATCAGATGGTATCATCAAATCAGGATCTGTGCTCTGCTTTGCTGCATGCTGACAAGTCACTTGCTGTTCAAAAATCAAAgagtttgggccaaattggagaatATATCAGGATTGATGTTGTTAAAATCATTTGCTTATCAATTTTCAAATATGAGCAAGATGGTAATAATACCAGCATAATGTCAAAAACCTTCAGCGTGTTATCAGAATTTCTGAAGTGTGTTCCATACCGTGTGTTCGACGTGGCGTTAGAATGCGGCATCTTCAGCTCACAATTAAATGACCCCTCAAGTGATTGGCTACTTTCTGGTGCACTAGCTAGAATGCTTTTTGCCGCCTCTGAGGAAAATGGAGACTGTTCATCACTTACCACTTCATTGCTTGATTTTGCCATTCAGGTTTTGCGGAAAGGAGCCGCCGCTGATGACATGATATCACCGTTCATTGTTTTTTCAATTCAATACATCATGGTCAATCATATGAACTGGAAACACAAGAAGTATAGTCGCTGGAAGACAACCTTGAAGGTGTTTGAATTGGTGAAGAGCTGTATTCAAGTCAAACCATTCTTGTCAAAGCTTGGTGGCATCATTTGGCAAATGCTACTATATGATTCTTCTATTCACAGTGTTCTTTGGCATGCTGTGTGCACGTCCATGCAATTATTGGAATCGCGTGGCAGCTTCAGTAATGGTGTTGAAGATATTGAAGATATACAACTTGTTCTTTGCTGTGGACTTGATATTATATTTTTCATGCTGTCCAACTTACCAGAGGACTTGATGCCAGTTGCACCTTTTGTTACTTTGGTTTTGTCATCTTCATTGAAGCCCTTACCTTTCATCACAGCTACAATATCGTCTATGTCCTTTCAGAATTCTGCCTTACAGATTAGTGCAGCTAGAGCATTATCAGTATTGTGCTTCACTGCCCACAGAGTCCAACCTCAACTCATGGAAAATGGTAGCTTTCTTGTTGATGGTTCAGAGATATGTAGATTGCAAGCAAGTATTTCCCAAATTCTTGACAAGGAAGATGATACTAATAATTGTTTGATCGTGGCTATATTCAGCCTTCTGACTTCTGTTGCTCGCTATCAGCCTGCTCTTTTTGTTTCACTGACAGAGGAGAATGCAATGATACAAGCTGATCATAGCAATTCTGCAAATTCTCAGACCAATGGTTCTTCTACCCTCAACAGTTCAAGAAGTAATTCGAGACTTGTTGAGCAAATGTTGGGATACATTGAAAATTCGACCGAGTTTATGAATAGTTCTCCTTCTCTGTTACTTAGCATCCTTGACCTACTCGAGGCATTATGGGAAAGTGGTGTGCAATTCATATGCATATTAGATAAGCTGCGAAGCTCTAGAACGTTCTGGGAGAGCTTGTCACGTTGTATTCGTGCCACCTTTGATCATTGCCCTGTTGACAGTGTTGACACTGTTGATGAGAAAGTTTCTTCGAGGTATAATTGCCAGGCTAAAATTTTCAAGATCATGTCACATGAGTTGTTCTTGAAAGGGAGATTACTTGTGGAACCAAAAACTTCTAATCCTGTAGCAGATGGTACAACGGGGCAAAAAGAACCTTCTGCATCTTCTCCAAGCAACTTAGTGTGCAAATGGTTTGATAGTGCTCTCTTGGAAGATTTTATCAATCATTTGTCAAGCAACGGATACCAGAAGGAGCTTTTTCATCGTGCCAAGGTAGCTTCATGTGTTTGCATCATCCGTCTAATAACGAAGTTGTCCACTGGTGATACTGCCAGCTTGTCTTTCTCGGCAGTGAAGAAGATTCAGCTAATCTCTAGCAAATTGTTACAACACCGTGCATTCATAGCTCTGCTATCACAGTATGCCCTGCATGGCTACAGTGGTGAGCAAGAACTTACCAGTTTGGTAATCAATGATCTTTACTATCATATACATGGAGAACTCGAAGGTCGTCAGATTACTCCTGGTCCCTTTCAGGAGCTCTTGTGTTTCCTTCTGGAGTTTAAGTTTTTTGAATGCAATGCTACAGAGCAACCACATAGCGCCTTCCCAGCAGTCAGTGGCAATGTTTTGTTTGATGTTGCACACACTCGTGATGATCTTGGAGTTAAACTTTGGAATCATTCAGATTGGAAACCCTGCAAAGAAGTGGCTGAAAAAATGCTGGATATTATGCATAAAGCAAATCTGATGAAGCGTCATGCTGATGCAAAGCTTTGTACATTAAGGTCCTTCATAACATTTCTATCTGTCTACACTGGAACAAGTTCCAGTAATGAACCCACCTTACCTGATGGAGGGATTTCTGCTACAGCTATGGAATCAGCAATTAGATGTGCATGCAAATATTTGCAGTCAACTGTTGATTCTCTATTTCCTGAAGTTGGTACGAATGAGGTTTTGTTTCCCCTATTGTCTGGGCAAGTGGACTTACTGCTTACTCTTACCAGGTTCTTATTTCACCAAGCTAAGCAAACCAAGAGCTATGTTCATCTCTATCCAGTTATTGTACTTCTTATGAGAACCTCAGGTGCCAGCACATCATTTTTAGTTGATCTCGTGCCATCAAGTCCCGCTCTTAAGAAACCAGTGAAGTCCCTCCTTGTTCTGATTCTGTCTTTATTTGAATTCATTTATGGCAAGGATGACATGAAAGATGGATCAGGTGATGCTAATCTGTTTGGTGAATCATCCATTGTAAGTATGAGGTTGTTACCTGTACTATGCAAATTGGCTGAGAATAGGGAATATTCTGATCTCGCTGTTGGATCAATGGACTTACTATTGAAGGGCTTTATACCCCCTAATATGTGGTTGCCAATTCTACAAAAGCATTTCCGTCTCCAGGCTATACTGCATAAATGTCAGAATGGTGCAATATTGTCTACTCAAGTAATTTTGAATTTCCTCTTGACCTTGGGGCGGACAAAGGATGGTGCTAAAATGCTTCAGTCTGCAAACATTTTTGCTTTCTTGAAGGTACTTCTAAGTAAGTTATCTCTGGATGACTCCTGTTTCAGAAATTCTTTGAGCAGCCAAGCGAAGGATGTGCATATGTGGAGTTTGGCTCTTGCTATAGTTGCCTCTCTCAACCATTGTATGGATGATGATGTTTCTCGTAGCAGTGTTGCGAACGGTACTGTCAGCATCCTTTCAGGACAAGTTCCGCTGATGTCCTCTTATCTATCTGCACAAAGTGTTAATACACATCAGAACAAGAAAAGGGCGGTGTTGCAACAGTCGCAGACATCACTTTCAGCTCTGAGTTTAACTGAGAATATCCTCTCACTTCTGTGTGTTTTAGCAAAATATCATTTTCCACGGGACACTGGTATGATGCAAGTAGATTCAGAATTAAGAGAGATTATTATCCACCTGCTTGCTTTTATTAGCAGAGGAAGTGCAAGGACTGGCGATTCACCAAACTGGAACCCATCATTTTGTTGTCCTCCTATTGCTAAGGAAGAAGTCGTGCTTCATGAAGATCCACCACTCATCAGGAGCAAACATGGATGGTTCAGATTTGCTGCAAGCAGTACTCATTCAACTGCAGCTATTTCTGCTCCTTCCAATGCAGCATTATCTCTGGTGATCAGAGACAAAAGTAGTGGAGATTCTGGTTCTGTGAAACAGACTCGTTTTACCGAGATGGTAGCTGTGCAGATTTACAGAGTAGCCTTTCTTATTATGAAATTCCTCTGCAGTCAAGCCAAAGAGGCAGTAAAAAGGGCAGGAGAATTAGAATTTGTCGATCTTGCACATTTTCCTGAACTTCCCATGCCAGATATTCTTCATGGTCTGCAG GATCAAGTGGTTTCTATCGTTACGGAAGTACTGGGGGCAAATGGATCGAGCGCCCTCAGCGGGGAGACCGATAGGGTATGCCGTCTTCTGTTGGTGACCCTTGAGGCATCGCTCTACATGGAACTGTGTGTGTCCCAGTCATGCAGCATCAGGCCAGTGCTGGGCCGGTTCGAAGATTTCTCCAAGGGAATTAAGGCGATGCTTCACG CTTTGGAGAAACATTCCAGTTTGAAACCATTGGTTAGGTCACTCGCTCAGATTACGACACTGCTGTATCCTGGGCTTGCTCAAAGCAACTTCCTCACCATGTAA